The Ochotona princeps isolate mOchPri1 chromosome 1, mOchPri1.hap1, whole genome shotgun sequence genome has a segment encoding these proteins:
- the ADGRF1 gene encoding adhesion G-protein coupled receptor F1, with translation MRLGVLWLVSLLTVMEGHEGFLGRNGNMKTKREFSVDNTMHQDAIQEYELLLQVTYTDAQDKNVLKDFLNSWNFSPFQLYGSTQIIRAKATTSCSSLDGILWCGCEESYRWFPLSCLDPQYCYLHMAASPPSCECHLNNLSHSVNFCERAKVWGTFKINERFTKDLLNLSSLIYSKYTAGIEMQLKEAYKGIQGFESVQVKQFRGGSIVVGFEVIGSSSSSELLLSLEQVADKAKTALHQLFPLEDSSFRVFQKAQCNNIFFGFGSIKDVYTLPCSNGYKGNITARCQSSGWQVIREKCVLSQLEELQKNFSLIAENATESDLSSMVHNLSVILQQSPSTTSGNLAFVVNMLTSVSVLSLANQFRVSNSTMENVISIADHILNLSSVKNWAVLMQEEKHISSQLLETLENISTLVPPTALPLNFSREFIDWRGIPVTESQIKNGYNYQTEMFPPNTSIPIRGHLLIESDQFQKPLPQTIISMASLTMGIILPVTAQENSQVNGPVLSTVIQNYSINELLLIFSKIESNLSQPYCVFWDFSHLQWNSAGCHLVNETPDSVMCRCTHLTSFSVLMSPFVPPAIVPVVKWITYVGLSISITSLILCLAIEALLWKQIKKSQTSYTHHICMVNLALSLLIADVWFIVAAMVDTTANPPGVCIAAVFFTHFFYLCLFFWMFTLGILLVYRIILVFHHMALPLMMAIGFCLGYGCPLIISVITIAVTLPGNGYRSEEMCWLNWSSQSKPLLAFVVPALTIVTVNFFVLFLVLMKLWRPAVGERLGHDDKATVTRMGKSLLILTPLLGLTWGFGIGTMMDNQNLVWHITFALFNAFQGFFILCFGILLDSKLRQFLFNKFYPLVSGKQSSKQNSSDVSTKPKFVQTFNPLQNKGSYTFSHSMDSSKDIMLTQFLSMESSKEN, from the exons CTTGTAGCAGCCTGGATGGAATCCTGTGGTGTGGCTGTGAAGAGAGCTATAGATGGTTTCCTCTCTCATGCCTTGACCCCCAGTATTGTTATCTTCACATGGCTGCATCACCTCCAAGCTGTGAATGTCATCTCAACAACCTCAGCCACAGTGTCAATTTCTGTGAGAGAGCAA AGGTGTGGGGAACTTTCAAAATTAATGAAAGATTTACAAAAGACCTTTTGAATTTGTCTTCTCTCATATACTCCAAATACACAGCTGGAATTGAAATGCAA CTTAAAGAAGCATACAAAGGGATTCAAGGTTTTGAGTCAGTTCAGGTCAAGCAATTTCG agGTGGAAGCATTGTTGTTGGTTTTGAAGTCATTGGCTCCAGCAGCTCATCAGAGCTGCTGCTATCCCTTGAGCAGGTGGCAGATAAGGCTAAGACAGCCCTTCATCAGCTGTTTCCACTGGAAGACAGCTCTTTCAGAGTGTTCCAAAAAG CCCAGTGTAACAACATTTTCTTTGGATTTGGGTCTATCAAGGATGTGTACACTCTTCCCTGTAGCAACGGTTACAAAGGAAACATCACAGCCAGGTGCCAGTCCTCCGGGTGGCAAGTCATCAGGGAAAAGTGTGTGCTGTCTCAGCTGGAAGAACTGCAGAAG aattttagctTAATTGCAGAAAATGCCACTGAGTCAGACCTGTCATCGATGGTACACAATCTTTCCGTCATCCTTCAGCAAAGTCCATCAACTACATCTGGGAATCTGGCTTTCGTGGTGAATATGCTGACTAGTGTTTCAGTCCTGTCTCTGGCAAACCAGTTCAGGGTGTCCAATTCAACAATGGAG AATGTCATCAGTATAGCTGATCACATCCTTAATTTGTCATCAGTAAAGAATTGGGCAGTTTTAATGCAAGAAGAAAAACACATCAGCTCACAGTTACTGGAGACACTGGAAAATATCAGCACTCTGGTTCCTCCGACAGCTCTGCCTCTGAATTTTTCTAGAGAATTCATTGACTGGAGAGGGATTCCAGTAACTGAAAGCCAAATCAAAAACGGTTACAACTATCAGACAGAAATGTTCCCCCCAAATACCTCCATTCCTATCAGAGGCCATTTATTAATTGAGTCTGACCagtttcagaaaccacttcctcAAACTATAATCAGCATGGCCTCATTGACCATGGGAATCATTCTACCTGTTACCGCACAAGAAAATTCTCAGGTCAATGGACCTGTACTATCTACAGTTATCCAAAACTACTCTATAAATGAACTTCTCCTGATCTTTTCCAAGATAGAATCAAATCTGAGCCAGCCATACTGTGTGTTCTGGGATTTTAGTCACTTGCAGTGGAACAGTGCAGGCTGCCACCTCGTGAATGAGACTCCAGACTCGGTGATGTGTCGATGTACTCACCTGACTTCCTTCTCTGTACTGATGTCACCCTTTGTGCCTCCGGCAATCGTCCCTGTTGTGAAATGGATCACCTACGTGGGACTGAGTATTTCTATCACGAGTCTCATCTTATGCCTAGCCATTGAGGCTCTGCTGTGGAAGCAAATAAAGAAGAGCCAAACTTCCTACACACACCATATTTGCATGGTAAACCTAGCACTGTCCCTCCTGATTGCTGATGTTTGGTTTATCGTTGCTGCCATGGTGGACACCACGGCCAACCCTCCCGGAGTCTGCATTGCTGCAGTGTTCTTTACCCattttttctacctttgtctgtTCTTCTGGATGTTCACGCTTGGTATCCTGCTGGTATATCGGATCATCCTTGTGTTCCATCACATGGCCCTGCCTTTGATGATGGCGATTGGCTTCTGCCTGGGCTACGGGTGCCCTCTCATCATATCTGTCATCACCATTGCAGTCACTCTACCTGGAAATGGCTACAGAAGTGAAGAAATGTGTTGGCTTAACTGGTCCAGTCAGAGCAAACCACTTTTGGCTTTTGTAGTCCCTGCATTGACAATTGTGACTGTGAATTTTTTTGTGTTGTTCTTAGTTCTCATGAAGCTCTGGAGGCCAGCTGTTGGAGAAAGATTGGGTCATGATGACAAGGCCACTGTCACTCGCATGGGGAAGAGCCTCCTCATTCTGACCCCTCTGCTAGGGCTCACCTGGGGCTTTGGCATAGGAACAATGATGGACAACCAGAATCTGGTGTGGCACATtacttttgctttatttaatgCATTTCAG GGCTTTTTCATCTTATGTTTTGGAATACTCTTGGATAGTAAG CTTCGACAATTTCTATTCAATAAGTTTTATCCATTAGTCTCTGGGAAGCAATCATCAAAG caaaattcaTCAGATGTGTCAACCAAACCCAAATTTGTGCAGACCTTTAACCCCCTGCAAAACAAAG GCAGCTATACATTTTCTCACTCTATGGATTCCTCCAAAGACATCATGCTAACTCAGTTTTTATCAATGGAATCAAgcaaagaaaactaa